The Rattus rattus isolate New Zealand chromosome 1, Rrattus_CSIRO_v1, whole genome shotgun sequence genome includes a region encoding these proteins:
- the Cda gene encoding cytidine deaminase has product MAQERPSCAVEPEHVQRLLLSSREAKKSAYCPYSRFPVGAALLTGDGRIFSGCNVENACYPLGVCAERTAIQKAISEGYKDFRAIAIASDLQEEFISPCGACRQVMREFGTNWAVYMTKPDGTFVVRTVQELLPASFGPEDLQKIH; this is encoded by the exons ATGGCCCAGGAACGCCCCTCCTGTGCCGTGGAGCCCGAGCACGTCCAGCGGCTGCTGCTGTCCTCTCGTGAAGCCAAGAAGTCAGCCTACTGCCCCTACAGCCGCTTCCCTGTTGGGGCTGCCCTGCTCACCGGGGACGGGAGGATCTTCTCTG gGTGCAACGTAGAAAATGCCTGCTACCCACTCGGTGTGTGTGCCGAGCGGACCGCCATCCAGAAGGCCATCTCTGAAGGCTACAAGGACTTCAGGGCTATTGCTATTGCCAG tgacTTGCAAGAAGAGTTCATCTCTCCCTGCGGAGCCTGCCGACAAGTCATGAGAGAG TTTGGCACCAACTGGGCCGTGTACATGACCAAGCCCGATGGCACATTCGTAGTCAGGACGGTCCAGGAGCTGCTGCCGGCCTCGTTTGGGCCTGAAGACCTGCAGAAGATTCACTGA